The DNA region CAATGTCTGTCTTCCTGTAGAGGTCATGGATTTCTCCTAAATTGCCCCCGACCACGATCCCGTTTGGGTCTCGCGATTCCGACTCGTTCCTCTGCCCCGCACCGCACCTTTCGGGGCCAGCAGCCAGTTCACCAGCCATTCCCGAAGCTACTACTTTcgtccctcccccctcctcttccagtCTCTCTTGCGATTCCGTTACTCCGAAGTCAATCCTTTACTTGCGCCAACCGCCCATTGACTCGTGTATACTATGAGACTCCGCAAAGCCGCCCGCGTCATTCTCGTCGGTGCCCCCGGTGTTGGGAAAGGAACGCAGTCCGAACGGCTTCTCCATCGGTTTCCGCAAATCCAGTCAATCAGCACAGGAGATCTGCTTCGTAACAATGTCAAGCACCGGACCCCTCTCGGTAAGTGTCACATGGCACCGATGTCCCCCTTCTTCATGCCCGAGCTAACCGGTTGTTACGTAGGcatcaaggtcgagaagacCATGAAGTCCGGCGGGCTAGTCGCTGATGAGCTGATTATGCGCCTGATCTCCAACGAGATGTACAAGAACGGATGGCTTCTCAACAGCCGCAGAAGACCCCAGGTCATGACGttgtcctcttcctcgaccgCGGTGGACTCCTTCTACGACGAGCACATGGACGACTGGGTGACGGCCTCCGGCGCGCTTGACAGCCATTCCGCCCCCGAAGCCTCCGAGGACCCTGCGGCCTCTTTCATACTCGACGGTTTCCCGAGAACAGCTACCCAGGCTTTGGTTTGCGACAAGCTTATCCCCATCAATCTGGTCGTGTCGCTTAAGACCCCGTTCCACGTCGTGATGGAGCGCATCTCCGGCCGCTGGGTCCACGAGCCCTCTGGCCGTGTGTACAACACTACTTTCAACGCCCCGGCGGTCCCCGGTAAGGACGACGTCACCGGAGAACCCCTCACGCAGCGCCCAGATGATACCGAGGCGGTGTACAGGGAACGATTCCGCAAGTTTCAGGA from Colletotrichum higginsianum IMI 349063 chromosome 4, whole genome shotgun sequence includes:
- a CDS encoding GTP:AMP phosphotransferase, mitochondrial — encoded protein: MRLRKAARVILVGAPGVGKGTQSERLLHRFPQIQSISTGDLLRNNVKHRTPLGIKVEKTMKSGGLVADELIMRLISNEMYKNGWLLNSRRRPQVMTLSSSSTAVDSFYDEHMDDWVTASGALDSHSAPEASEDPAASFILDGFPRTATQALVCDKLIPINLVVSLKTPFHVVMERISGRWVHEPSGRVYNTTFNAPAVPGKDDVTGEPLTQRPDDTEAVYRERFRKFQETSEPLLEHYDKKGVLWEVEGMSSDEISPLLFDEFERRFVH